Proteins co-encoded in one Brassica oleracea var. oleracea cultivar TO1000 chromosome C4, BOL, whole genome shotgun sequence genomic window:
- the LOC106338706 gene encoding uncharacterized protein LOC106338706, whose translation MADVTRAPRTKDFGSTSIQCPMLSPTNYTVWSMRMKVLLRVHEVWDTIEPGSDDQKKNDVAIALLFQSVPETLILQVGEQTASKEIWNAIKSRHLGADRVREARLQTLMTEFDRLKMDDTDTVDGFAGKISGL comes from the coding sequence ATGGCTGACGTGACTAGGGCTCCACGCACGAAGGACTTTGGATCTACATCCATCCAATGTCCGATGTTGTCACCGACAAACTACACAGTTTGGTCGATGAGGATGAAGGTTCTACTACGTGTTCATGAAGTGTGGGACACAATCGAACCCGGTTCAGATGATCAAAAGAAGAACGATGTTGCGATAGCTCTTTTGTTTCAATCTGTTCCAGAGACTTTGATTCTCCAAGTGGGAGAACAAACCGCATCTAAAGAGATCTGGAATGCCATCAAGTCGCGACACCTAGGAGCTGATCGTGTAAGGGAGGCGAGACTTCAGACGTTGATGACGGAGTTTGATAGGTTGAAGATGGATGATACAGATACGGTCGATGGCTTCGCGGGGAAGATATCGGGCCTATAA